In the Sus scrofa isolate TJ Tabasco breed Duroc chromosome 6, Sscrofa11.1, whole genome shotgun sequence genome, one interval contains:
- the LOC110261079 gene encoding uncharacterized protein LOC110261079: MGGKEALPGHHPVPRGAGGRWTFSPGPVGYPPHQCSCAPSARMVRPGLLFLGEWQSDFTLVRTEESGKASDGRWMPARKPIEAAGVLPGLGLASAVGGEGPGGPWPCCLISAAWDQRPSERTRGPRRDAAGGWAGLFGGQVRSLAWRGAKQVPLSPARTLPEGQSRAGKGWAQPRRPQAWAAKPERGRLPLSSVFGRKRGGKRPQRCRPPRPDSQTLPPGAWRATPCLGTKLPGGRAAGTPGTACQRVARSRKPRGPSRRLPARGLRPPGDTRNETVFSFLCRDSRSWNLQPLGFAIFTHPEPSGLHGDASKQQIPGGNDVTFPFPAAQASSHRRGARAAAALDTSRLPGPSAAGPGAAVPLPGLPATRPSSLRGLLGPGGWTSHQKQGTAGATQAGAPGGPVARCVTAARDVWSPP, translated from the coding sequence atgggagggaaggaggccctCCCAGGGCACCATCCTGTCcccaggggggcgggggggagatgGACTTTCTCCCCAGGACCCGTGGGCTACCCCCCCCACCAGTGCTCTTGTGCTCCGAGCGCAAGAATGGTCCGGCCAGGACTCTTGTTCTTGGGGGAGTGGCAATCAGACTTCACTTTGGTCAGGACAGAGGAGTCTGGCAAAGCCTCCGATGGGAGGTGGATGCCAGCCCGGAAGCCCATCGAGGCGGCAGGCGTCCTCCCAGGACTCGGTCTGGCCTCAGCTGTCGGGGGAGAAGGGCCCGGGGGACCTTGGCCATGCTGCCTCATTTCTGCGGCCTGGGACCAAAGGCCGTCTGAACGGACACGGGGGCCCCGGCGGGACGCAGctggggggtgggctgggcttTTTGGGGGCCAAGTGCGCTCCCTGGCCTGGAGAGGAGCAAAGCAGGTCCCCTTGTCACCTGCACGGACACTCCCGGAGGGGCAGTCGCGGGCCGGGAAGGGCTGGGCCCAGCCGCGACGCCCCCAGGCCTGGGCCGCCAAGCCCGAGAGGGGCCGCCTTCCTCTGAGCTCCGTGTtcgggaggaagaggggaggaaagcGGCCCCAGCGCtgccgcccgccccgcccggaCTCCCAGACGCTCCCGCCGGGAGCCTGGCGCGCCACACCCTGCCTGGGGACAAAGCtcccgggcgggcgggcggcagGGACCCCGGGGACCGCGTGCCAGCGGGTGGCACGGAGCCGGAAGCCCCGCGGCCCCTCCCGCCGGCTCCCAGCCCGGGGCCTCCGTCCTCCTGGAGACACGCGGAATGAGACcgtgttttcctttctttgcagaGACTCGCGGTCTTGGAACTTGCAGCCTCTTGGGTTTGCTATTTTTACCCACCCTGAGCCTTCCGGTCTCCATGGCGACGCCTCCAAACAGCAGATTCCAGGCGGCAATGACGTCACCTTTCCCTTTCCTGCCGCCCAGGCCTCCAGTCACCGCCGCGGGGCCAGGGCTGCAGCCGCTCTGGACACCTCCCGCCTCCCCGGCCCCTCAGCAGCGGGGCCAGGAGCAGCCGTGCCTCTGCCCGGGCTCCCTGCCACGCGGCCGAGCTCCCTGCGGGGGCTGCTGGGTCCTGGCGGCTGGACCTCGCATCAGAAGCAGGGGACCGCCGGGGCCACGCAGGCCGGCGCACCAGGAGGCCCTGTGGCCCGTTGTGTGACAGCGGCCCGGGACGTCTGGTCCCCTCCGTGA